From Streptomyces sp. SAI-135:
GCCCGCGCCCTCGCCGCCGACCCGCCGGTCCTGCTCATGGACGAGCCCTTCGGCGCGGTCGACCCGGTCGTGCGCACCCAGCTCCAGGACGAACTGCTCAGGCTCCAGAAGGAGCTGAGCAAGACCATCGTCTTCGTCACCCACGACGTCGACGAGGCCGTCAGACTCGGCGACCGCATCGCGATCTTCCGCACCGGCGGTCACCTCGTCCAGTGCGCCCCGCCCGCCGAACTCCTCGCCCGCCCCGCCGACGACTTCGTGGCCGGCTTCCTCGGCGCCGAGCGCGGCCTGAAGCTGCTCTCGCTGAAGACGCTGGCGGCCGTCCCGCAGGGCCCCGCGCCGGAGGGCGACGCCTGGACCCTCGTCTGCGACGCGGCGGGCAGGCCCGTGCACTGGGCCTCGCGCGAGGCCGAACTCCCCGTCCGGCCCCTCAAGGACGGCGACTCCCTGCTCGCCGCCCTCGACGAGTCCCTCGCCTCCCCCGCCGGCCTGGTCGCCCGCGTCGACGCGGACGGCGTCCTGACCGGCGTCACCTCCCGCGACGACGTCCACGCGCACGCCGGACAGGCGCACACCGAGGCCCGGGTGGCCGCATGACCATCGACTGGTCGTGGATATCCGGCCACACCGACGACCTCACCACCCTCACGGTCTCCCACCTCCAGGCGGCCCTCACCGCCGTCTTCCTCGGCCTGCTGATCAGCCTTCCCCTCGCCGTGATCGCCCACCGGATCCGCCCCCTGCGCGGCTTCCTGCTCGGGCTCTCGAACGTCCTGTTCACGATCCCCTCGATCGCGATCTTCGTGCTCCTGCTGCCGGTCAGCGGTCTGACCCGCACCACCACCGTGATCGGCCTGACCGTCTACACGCTGGTCGTCCTGCTGCGGAACACCGTCGAAGGCCTCGACTCGGTGCCCGCGAGGACCAAGGAGGCCGCGAAGGCGATGGGCACCCGCCCCCTGCGCACGCTCCTGACCGTCGAACTCCCCCTCGCCCTCCCCGTGATCATGGCGGGCGTCCGCATCGCGACCGTCATGTCGATCTCCCTGGTCTCGGTCGCCACCTACATCGGCGACGGCGGCCTCGGCCAGCTCTTCACCGACGGCTTCCAGCGCGACTTCCCCACCCCGGTGATCGTGGGAGTGCTCCTCACGCTCCTGCTCGCCGTGGCCGCGGACGCCCTGCTGGTGGCCGTGCAGTACGCCCTGACCCCGTGGCGCCGGAAGCGAGCCTGAGCGATGTACGAACTCCTCGAGAACCTCGGCACCTGGCTGACCAGCGGCTCCCAGTGGGCGGGCACCGACGGCATCGCCCACCGCCTCGCCGAGCACCTGCAGTACTCACTCCTCGCGACCCTCGTCGCGGCCGCGATCGGCCTGCCCCTCGGCCTGCTGATCGGGCACACCGGCAAGGGCGCCTTCCTGGCGATCAACCTCGCGTCCTTCGGCCGCGCCCTGCCCACCGTCGGGCTGGTCGTGCTGGTCTTCCTGGCCGGCGGACTGTCCATGCTCCCGGTCTACGTCGCCCTGGTCGCCCTCGCGGTCCCGGCGATCGTCACCAACACCTACGCCGGCATGACCGCCGTCGACCCGGACGTCAAGGACGCCGCCCGCGGCCAGGGCATGCGCGGCCACCAGGTCCTGTTCCAGGTCGAGCTGCCCCTCGCCCTCCCCCTGGTCATGACCGGCCTGCGCCTGGCACTGATCCAGGTCGTCGCCACCGCGACCATCGCGGCGTACGTCTCCTTCGGGGGCCTGGGCCGCTACGTGTTCGACGGCCTCGCCCAGCGCGACCTCGTGCAGGTGCTCGGCGGGGCGGTGCTGGTCGCCGTGGTCGCCGTCACCCTCGACCTGCTGCTCTCCGGCCTCCAGCGCTTCCTCTTCCGGCACCGCACCGCTTAAGGACCCTGAGATGAACCGACGCACCCTCCTCGGCGGCCTCTTCGCGGCGGCCTCCGTGCCCGCCCTCTCCGCCTGCTCCAGCGGCATCACCTCCCTAGACGGCGGCGGTACGGCCGCCGCCGGCGGCGGCGCCGGCAAGAGCGGGATCACCATCGGCACCGCCAACTTCACCGAGAACCAGGTCCTCGGCCACCTCTACGCGGCGGTGCTCCGGCAGGCCGGAGTGAAGGTGACGGTCCGCCCCAACCTCGGCACCCGCGAGATCGTGATCCCCGCCCTCAAGGCGGGCGACATCGACCTGCTGCCCGAGTACCAGGGCGCCCTCCTCAACTACCTGGCCCCCAAGGACGCCTCCGCCGAGCCCGGCACCATGCAGAACGCCCTCACCCTGGCCCTGCCCGCCGGCCTCCAGGTCCTCCCGTACGGCCAGGCGGCCGACTCCGACTGCTTCGCCGTCACCCGGGCGACCGCGAGGAAGTACGGCCTCGTCACCCTCGCCGACCTCGCCGAGCAGAACGGCAGGCTGGTCATCGGCGCCGCCCCCGAGGTCAAGAAGCGCCGGGTGGGCGCGGTCGGACTGAAGGAGGTGTACGGCGTCGAGTTCAAGGAGTTCAAGTCGCTCGACTCCGACGGCCCCCTGGTCAAGGGCGCCCTGAAGAAGGGGGACGTCGACGTGGCGAACCTCTTCACCACCGACACCGACATCGCCGCCAACGGCTGGGTGGTGCTGAGCGACCCGAAGAACCTCATTCCCAGCCAGCACATCGTCCCCCTGATCGCCGACCGCAAGGCCGACGACACCGTCCGCAAGGCCCTCGCCCGCCTCGGGAACGTCCTCACCACCACCCAGCTCACCCGGCTCAACAGCCAGGTCGACAACGACAAGGAGGACCCGGAGGACGTGGCGAACGCGTACGCGAAGCAGCACGGGCTGGCCTAGGAAGGACCCCCGGCGCAACAGGGGGGCTATCCCCAGTGCGGGTGCCCTCCCCCCTGCCTACCGTGGATCCCATGACCGGAATGGATGCGCGGGACCCCGAACTCAAGAAGGAACTCAACGCCACCCTGCAGGCCCGCAGGGAACTGGGCGAGGAGTACGAGTCCGCGCTGGTCGACTCGTTCCTGGAGAAGGTCGACCAGCGGATCGACGGTGCCGTGGACCGCCGGCTGCGCCGGCAGCTCGCCGAGCAGCAGATGGTGACGGCCCGCGGCGCCCGCTCGCCCAAGCCCACCGACTCCTTCGGTGAACGCTTCGGCTTCGGCATCGTCTCCCTGGTGCTGGCGATCCCGCTCTCCGCGATCGGCGGCGGCGTCGCCCACCTGCCCGGCCTGCTGGTCTCCTGGGTCGGCATCGTCGGCGTCAACGCCTTCCAGGCGCTCCGCCTCAATCCGGACCTCTTCCGGGGCCGGCGGGCGAAGCCGTCCTCCCAGGGCAGCGACTGGGAGGGCTGACCTCGGCGCTCACACCTGCGCGGTCGGCAGCACCATGACCTGGCGCAGGTTGACGTGCCGGGGCCGGCTGGTGACGTAGGCGACGACGTCGGCCAGTTCCGCGGCCGCCAGCGAGCCCGTCGCCTCGACCAGCCCGCCGATCTGCTCCCGCAGCCCGGCGTCCTCGATGTGCGTGGCCAGTTCGGACTCCGTCAGCCCCGGCTCGATGTTGGTGACCCGCACGCCCTGCGGCCCGAACTCGTTCCTCAGCAGTGCCGACAGATGGGTGACCGCGGCCTTCGTCGCCCCGTACACGGCGTAGTTGGTGAAGCCGGTGATGTGCGCGCCGATGGACGAGACGTTCACCAGGTCCGCGCTGCGCCCCTGCGCGGCCGCCTCGTTCAGGTCCCCGGCGAAGGCGCCGATGATCCGCAGGACTCCGGTGACATTGGTGTCGATCATCCGCTGCCACTCGTCGACGCGGGCGTCCGCGATCGGGTTCGGCAGCATCACGCCCGCGTTGTTCACCACCAGGTCGACGGTCCCGAAGGCCGCGTGGACGCTTCGAACGGCGGCCGCCACGGATGCGTCGTCGGTGACGTCGGCGACCACGGCCAGCGCCTGTCCGCCCTCGGCCCTGATCTTCCCGGCGATCGTCTCCAGCCGCTCACCGCGCCGTGCGAGCAGCGCGACCCGCGCCCCCCGCTCGGCCAGCAGGACGGCCGTGGCCTCGCCGATACCGCTCGCCGCTCCGGTGACGACGGCGGTACGTCCGGCCAGATTCTCGTACGACATCGATGTGCTCCTCGGTGGGATGTCCGCCGGGGCGACTCCCCGGCCTCGTCCACCACCCTGCGGCGTCCGGGCCGCCCTACCCAGGGATGCGCTTTTCCTGGGTCTGCCAGTACCAGGTTCGCCACCCGGGACTCCCCTACGATCGAACCCATGGACGGGGACCTCGGAGACTTCCTGCGCTCACGCCGCGCCCGCATCCGGCCCGAGGAGGTGGGGCTGCCCTCGCACGGCCGGCGCCGTGTGCCCGGTCTGCGCCGGGAGGAAGTGGCGCAGCTGGCCGGAGTGAGCGTCGACTACTACATCCGGCTGGAGCAGGGCAGAGGGCCCGGCGGCCCCGCCCGGACGAAGTCGGGGGGAGTCTCCGACGCCGTCCTGGACGCCGTCGCGCGCGTGCTGCGCCTGGACGAGACCGAGCGCGCCTACCTCCACGCGGTGGCCCGCCCCCGCCGGCAGACCGAACGTCCCGCCGGCTCCCGGGTCCGCCCGGGGGTCCAGCTCCTGCTCGACAGCTTGGACCGCACCCCGGCCTTCGTCCTCGACCGCAGCATGACCGTCCTGGCCTGGAACGCCCTGGCGGACGCGGTGTTCTGCTACAGCGGTACGACGGCCAGGGCCCGCAGCATCCCGCGCCAGGTCTTCCTCGACCCCGCCGCGCGCGACCTCTACCCGGAGTGGCCGGCGGTGGCCGCCCAGTGCGTGGCCCATCTGCGGGTGCTCGCGGGCCACCACCAGGACGACCGCGAACTGACCTCGCTGGTCGGCGAACTGTCCCTGAAGAGCGAGGACTTCCGCCGTCTGTGGGCCGACCACCAGGTCAGGGAGTGCGCCTACGGCGTGAAGCGCCTCCGGCATCCGGTGGCGGGTCTGCTCGTCTTCTCCTACGAGACCCTCACGGTCCCGGGAGACGGCGACCAGAGCCTGCTCGTCTACACCCCGGAACCGGGGTCGGAGACGGAGGAGCGGCTGGCACTGCTGGGCAGCTGGGCGTCGAGCCCCGCCCGCTGAGACCGCCTGCCGAGGCCGCCCGAAGAAGAAAGCGCCCGCAAAAAAATATCGCGGGGACCGCCGCACCCCCGTGAACGGGGGGCGGGACGACGGCGGTCCCCGCGAGGGACGTCGACCGGGTCAGGCCAGGTCTCACGTCCGGCGTCCATGGAGGTCCGGGAGCCGCTCCGGAGGTCCTTGGACGTTCGGCGCCGGCCGGGGCGGGGAGCCGCTCCCGCCCTGCCGACATCCACCAATGTGCCGGACGCGTGTTAAGCGTGTGCTGCGCGGACGTGACACGCTCGTACCAGTTCCGCGAAGTCCACCCTTTCGGTAGGAAACCGCAGGTCCGCCGCCGGCATCCGGCGTTCACCGGACGTTTGCCGTCACTTCCCGCCCTTGGCGAGGAAGGCCAGCAGGTCCTGCCGGCTGATGACTCCGGTGGGCTTGCCCTCCACGAGGACGATCGCCGCGTCCGCCGCGCCGAGGACCGACATCAGGTCGCCGACCGGTTCGCCGGAGCCCACCTGGGGCAGCGGGGCCGACATGTGCTTCTCCAGCGGGTCCTCCAGGGAGGCCCGCTTGGCGAACAGGGCGTCGAGCAGCTCGCGTTCGACGACCGAGCCGACGACCTCCGCGGCCATCACGTCCGGGTGACCGGCGCCCGGCTTGACGATCGGCATCTGCGAGACGCCGTACTCCCGCAGCACCTCGATGGCCTCGCCGACCGTCTCGTCCGGGTGCATGTGGACCAGCGAGGGGATGGCGCCGTGCACCTTGTCGCTGAGGACGTCGGCGACGCGGGCGCTGGGGCCCTCGTCCTCCAGGAAGCCGTAGTCGGCCATCCACTCGTCGTTGAAGATCTTCGAGAGGTAGCCGCGTCCGCTGTCCGGGAGCAGGACCACCACGACGCCGTTCTCGTCCAGGCGCTCGGCGACCCTGAGCGCCGCGACGACGGCCATGCCGCAGGAGCCGCCCACCAGGAGGCCCTCCTCCTTGGCGAGGCGGCGGGTCATCTGGAAGGAGTCCTTGTCGGAGACGGCGACGATCTCGTCGGCGACGGTCCGGTCGTAGGCGGTCGGCCAGAAGTCCTCACCGACACCCTCGACGAGGTACGGCCGCCCGGACCCGCCGGAGTACACGGACCCCTCGGGGTCGGCGCCGATGACCTGGACCCGGCCGTCGCTCGCGTCCTTGAGGTAGCGGCCGGTGCCGGAGATGGTGCCGCCGGTGCCCACGCCCGCCACGAAGTGGGTGATCCTCCCCTCCGTCTGCTCCCACAGCTCGGGGCCGGTCGAGTGATAGTGCGAGAGCGGGTTGTTGGGGTTGGAGTACTGGTCGGGCTTCCACGCGCCGGGCGTCTCGCGCACCAGCCGGTCGGAGACGTTGTAGTACGAGTCCGGGTGCTCCGGGTCGACGGCGGTCGGGCAGACGACGACCTCGGCGCCGTACGCCCGCAACACGTTGATCTTGTCGGTGCTCACCTTGTCGGGGCACACGAAGATGCACTTGTACCCCTTCTGCTGCGCCACGATGGCCAGTCCGACCCCGGTGTTGCCGCTGGTCGGCTCGACGATGGTGCCCCCGGGCTTCAGTGCCCCGCTCTCCTCCGCCGCCTCGATCATGCGCAGGGCGATGCGGTCCTTCACGGAACCGCCGGGGTTGAAGTACTCGACCTTGGCCAGGACGGTCGCCTTGATGCCCTTGGTCACGCTGTTGAGCCTCACCAGCGGGGTGTTGCCGACGAGGCTGATCATCGAGTCGTGGAATTGCACCGTTGTCTCCGGATGCTTGCAAAAGAAGTGGTCCTAGTGGTCCAGCCAGCCTATGGCCTGATCGGGCGCCATGACGGTCGTTCACTCCCCGTTGGGATTGGGCCACGGTCCGTGCGGGGCAAGGAGTGGGTGTAGCGGGTACGACGGAGGTGGCGGCGACGTATGACGAGCATGTCGAGGGCGAGAACGGCCAGGCGGATCGCGGCCGGTGCGGCGTACGGCGGCGGCGGGATCGGTCTGGTCGGCGCGGCGGCCATGGGTCTGCTGCTGGCGGAGGTGCGGCTGGCCAGGCGGCAGGTGGGCAACGGCACGACGCCGCACGTCCCGCAGGCCGAGGGCCGGTACGGCCATGTCTACGCCACCGCGGGCGAGCCGCCGCTGCGGCTGACGATGCTGGGCGACTCCACGGCGGCCGGGCAGGGGGTGCACCGGGCGGGCCAGACGCCGGGCGCGCTGCTGGCGTCCGGGCTGGCGGCGGTGGCGGAGCGCCCGGTGGAACTCCGTAACGTCGCCCTCCCCGGGGCCACCTCGGACGACCTGGACCGCCAGGTGGCGCTGACGCTGGCGGATCCCGAGCGGGTCCCGGACGTCTGCGTGATCATGATCGGCGCGAACGACGTCACGCACCGGA
This genomic window contains:
- a CDS encoding SDR family oxidoreductase; this encodes MSYENLAGRTAVVTGAASGIGEATAVLLAERGARVALLARRGERLETIAGKIRAEGGQALAVVADVTDDASVAAAVRSVHAAFGTVDLVVNNAGVMLPNPIADARVDEWQRMIDTNVTGVLRIIGAFAGDLNEAAAQGRSADLVNVSSIGAHITGFTNYAVYGATKAAVTHLSALLRNEFGPQGVRVTNIEPGLTESELATHIEDAGLREQIGGLVEATGSLAAAELADVVAYVTSRPRHVNLRQVMVLPTAQV
- a CDS encoding cystathionine beta-synthase — its product is MQFHDSMISLVGNTPLVRLNSVTKGIKATVLAKVEYFNPGGSVKDRIALRMIEAAEESGALKPGGTIVEPTSGNTGVGLAIVAQQKGYKCIFVCPDKVSTDKINVLRAYGAEVVVCPTAVDPEHPDSYYNVSDRLVRETPGAWKPDQYSNPNNPLSHYHSTGPELWEQTEGRITHFVAGVGTGGTISGTGRYLKDASDGRVQVIGADPEGSVYSGGSGRPYLVEGVGEDFWPTAYDRTVADEIVAVSDKDSFQMTRRLAKEEGLLVGGSCGMAVVAALRVAERLDENGVVVVLLPDSGRGYLSKIFNDEWMADYGFLEDEGPSARVADVLSDKVHGAIPSLVHMHPDETVGEAIEVLREYGVSQMPIVKPGAGHPDVMAAEVVGSVVERELLDALFAKRASLEDPLEKHMSAPLPQVGSGEPVGDLMSVLGAADAAIVLVEGKPTGVISRQDLLAFLAKGGK
- a CDS encoding ABC transporter substrate-binding protein translates to MNRRTLLGGLFAAASVPALSACSSGITSLDGGGTAAAGGGAGKSGITIGTANFTENQVLGHLYAAVLRQAGVKVTVRPNLGTREIVIPALKAGDIDLLPEYQGALLNYLAPKDASAEPGTMQNALTLALPAGLQVLPYGQAADSDCFAVTRATARKYGLVTLADLAEQNGRLVIGAAPEVKKRRVGAVGLKEVYGVEFKEFKSLDSDGPLVKGALKKGDVDVANLFTTDTDIAANGWVVLSDPKNLIPSQHIVPLIADRKADDTVRKALARLGNVLTTTQLTRLNSQVDNDKEDPEDVANAYAKQHGLA
- a CDS encoding ATP-binding cassette domain-containing protein, with amino-acid sequence MIQFDAVHKRFPNGTTAVHDLTLDMPEGGVTVLVGSSGCGKTTTLRMINRMVEPTSGTIRVGGKDVTRQDAAELRRSIGYVIQQSGLFPHRTVLDNIATVPLLLGHGRRKARARAAELLETVGLAPESGRRYPHQLSGGQQQRVGVARALAADPPVLLMDEPFGAVDPVVRTQLQDELLRLQKELSKTIVFVTHDVDEAVRLGDRIAIFRTGGHLVQCAPPAELLARPADDFVAGFLGAERGLKLLSLKTLAAVPQGPAPEGDAWTLVCDAAGRPVHWASREAELPVRPLKDGDSLLAALDESLASPAGLVARVDADGVLTGVTSRDDVHAHAGQAHTEARVAA
- a CDS encoding ABC transporter permease, yielding MTIDWSWISGHTDDLTTLTVSHLQAALTAVFLGLLISLPLAVIAHRIRPLRGFLLGLSNVLFTIPSIAIFVLLLPVSGLTRTTTVIGLTVYTLVVLLRNTVEGLDSVPARTKEAAKAMGTRPLRTLLTVELPLALPVIMAGVRIATVMSISLVSVATYIGDGGLGQLFTDGFQRDFPTPVIVGVLLTLLLAVAADALLVAVQYALTPWRRKRA
- a CDS encoding helix-turn-helix transcriptional regulator, translated to MDGDLGDFLRSRRARIRPEEVGLPSHGRRRVPGLRREEVAQLAGVSVDYYIRLEQGRGPGGPARTKSGGVSDAVLDAVARVLRLDETERAYLHAVARPRRQTERPAGSRVRPGVQLLLDSLDRTPAFVLDRSMTVLAWNALADAVFCYSGTTARARSIPRQVFLDPAARDLYPEWPAVAAQCVAHLRVLAGHHQDDRELTSLVGELSLKSEDFRRLWADHQVRECAYGVKRLRHPVAGLLVFSYETLTVPGDGDQSLLVYTPEPGSETEERLALLGSWASSPAR
- a CDS encoding ABC transporter permease, whose protein sequence is MYELLENLGTWLTSGSQWAGTDGIAHRLAEHLQYSLLATLVAAAIGLPLGLLIGHTGKGAFLAINLASFGRALPTVGLVVLVFLAGGLSMLPVYVALVALAVPAIVTNTYAGMTAVDPDVKDAARGQGMRGHQVLFQVELPLALPLVMTGLRLALIQVVATATIAAYVSFGGLGRYVFDGLAQRDLVQVLGGAVLVAVVAVTLDLLLSGLQRFLFRHRTA